Proteins found in one Candidatus Pacearchaeota archaeon genomic segment:
- a CDS encoding nascent polypeptide-associated complex protein — MEKMMAQLGIKSENIDAKRVIIERDEGNIIIENPQITKMVIQGNETFQIVGESKIEKIKFSEDDIKLVMEQTGASREVVEKTLNETNDIAEAILKLKK; from the coding sequence ATGGAAAAAATGATGGCACAATTAGGAATAAAGTCTGAAAATATAGATGCTAAAAGAGTAATAATAGAAAGAGATGAAGGAAACATAATAATAGAAAACCCACAAATAACAAAAATGGTAATTCAAGGAAATGAGACGTTTCAAATTGTTGGAGAAAGTAAAATAGAAAAAATAAAATTTTCTGAAGATGATATAAAACTTGTTATGGAACAAACAGGAGCATCAAGAGAAGTTGTGGAAAAAACATTAAACGAAACGAATGATATTGCAGAAGCTATTTTAAAGCTGAAAAAATGA